One Apostichopus japonicus isolate 1M-3 chromosome 7, ASM3797524v1, whole genome shotgun sequence genomic region harbors:
- the LOC139969669 gene encoding uncharacterized protein, producing the protein MKYLCVLAVILLTPTAVSAAIREIAQDCFVDCTARYAPVCGSDGNSYNNECELEGFAGCRNTPDLVKVKDRPCDVGTVVLLDSFEWDMKVPKAKLDAKSAITLNVFAELAKGSDSVSGKNLWKVGIFGSEWEDGYGDKYGYVNQILTTKQASKRAKKGKMLKLKNLRARFDISQIGCGAVAFFCVELARDRDSPVNFELRAGIVFGSIVACRRFDCLRPNITMETESDLPPTCFESCPPPEILGGTVCGNNSVQYDSFCELTKAARCQRVAVRFETLGECPPEITISGVFWTALARPNPDNRRMPLLNNDLYLFNEGSDIVGTDLWQISLFGSANEFGVGIRHNHIPQVLTSELSSQPLTGGYPFNIQFTVPFDTYAVGCEDVPYLCMELKRNPNASIEFVMKKSSGASVVLSCREVPCLTISDKVHLSFQQVRWNIIVDNFRFNEPSDMSLNISVDVQENSEEIIGGTNLWRIGIYGSRDPAGDDDEKIGFIPQILDKSDALHSPDIIPGRTLVFPLITTQFDLSAIGCGDYRYLCVAIAKSADSVPNFEISNNKNKRKVVTCRQIQCISQEPLPPPPPTALLQYLKWNLTFQRVPEGKGYDVTLTVNIVPMDDTDSINGTDLWRLGLFLSNATGGVMARAQYQPDILTEEDKAIPLIRGQNLFFTGLHGVLDVEGLGCPGVSLQYVCMEFAKGESPSPYFHLPLGPSGAAISCQPLFCHPIS; encoded by the exons ATGAAGTATCTATGTGTTCTCGCTGTTATTCTGTTAACACCGACGGCCGTTTCAGCTGCCATCCGTGAAATAG CGCAAGACTGCTTCGTTGATTGTACGGCGCGCTATGCACCCGTATGCGGTTCAGACGGGAACTCTTACAACAACGAATGTGAACTCGAGGGATTTGCTGGATGTCGAAATACACCCGATTTGGTCAAAGTAAAGGATAGACCATGTGACGTTG GAACTGTTGTACTTCTGGATTCTTTCGAATGGGATATGAAAGTCCCCAAAGCAAAACTAGATGCAAAGAGCGCCATCACTCTCAACGTTTTCGCGGAATTAGCAAAAGGTAGCGATTCGGTAAGCGGTAAGAATTTATGGAAAGTTGGCATTTTCGGCAGTGAATGGGAGGATGGTTATGGCGATAAATATGGATACGTCAACCAAATCTTGACGACAAAGCAAGCCTCTAAGAGAGCGAAGAAAGGGAAAATGTTGAAACTCAAAAATCTACGGGCTCGGTTTGATATAAGCCAGATCGGATGTGGCGCTGTCGCCTTCTTCTGCGTCGAACTTGCAAGGGACAGGGATTCACCGGTCAATTTCGAACTGAGAGCTGGCATCGTGTTCGGCAGTATCGTCGCCTGCCGAAGATTCGATTGTCTACGGCCAAACATTACCATGGAAACCGAGAGTG ATTTGCCGCCAACTTGTTTCGAGTCGTGTCCTCCACCTGAGATTCTTGGTGGCACCGTTTGTGGGAACAACAGTGTTCAGTACGACAGCTTTTGTGAGTTAACAAAGGCAGCACGCTGTCAACGTGTCGCGGTCAGATTTGAAACCTTGGGAGAATGTCCACCTG AAATAACAATCTCTGGCGTATTTTGGACCGCTCTGGCCCGACCGAATCCGGACAACAGGAGAATGCCACTTCTGAATAATGACCTGTATCTCTTCAACGAAGGCAGCGATATCGTTGGCACGGACTTGTGGCAAATCAGCTTGTTCGGCAGTGCAAACGAATTCGGCGTTGGAATACGTCATAACCACATTCCACAGGTATTAACGAGTGAATTGAGCTCACAACCTTTAACCGGTGGATACCCCTTCAACATTCAGTTTACCGTGCCTTTTGATACCTATGCTGTTGGCTGTGAAGATGTACCATACCTTTGTATGGAGTTGAAACGTAATCCCAACGCATCCATAGAATTTGTGATGAAAAAGTCATCGGGGGCAAGTGTCGTCCTGAGTTGCAGAGAGGTACCCTGCTTAACAA TTTCAGATAAGGTTCACCTATCTTTTCAACAAGTCCGATGGAACATCATTGTCGACAATTTCCGATTCAACGAACCAAGTGATATGAGCCTCAATATATCGGTGGATGTACAAGAGAACAGCGAAGAGATCATAGGAGGAACGAATTTATGGCGGATTGGCATTTACGGCAGTCGAGATCCCGCTGGTGACGATGACGAAAAGATCGGCTTCATTCCTCAGATCTTagacaagtccgacgccttacaTTCACCCGACATTATCCCAGGACGTACTCTTGTTTTCCCGCTGATTACGACACAGTTTGATCTCAGCGCCATCGGTTGCGGTGATTATCGGTATCTGTGTGTAGCAATCGCGAAGTCTGCTGACTCTGTGCCAAATTTCGAAATATCcaataataaaaacaagagAAAAGTAGTGACATGCCGCCAAATACAATGTATCA GTCAAGAACCACTACCTCCACCACCACCGACGGCCCTCCTGCAGTACCTTAAATGGAATCTGACTTTCCAGAGGGTGCCTGAAGGTAAAGGTTACGACGTGACATTAACAGTGAACATCGTGCCAATGGACGACACAGATTCCATAAATGGTACCGATCTCTGGCGGCTCGGTCTATTCCTCTCCAATGCTACCGGGGGTGTCATGGCGCGTGCGCAGTATCAACCTGATATACTTACGGAAGAGGATAAGGCCATACCTCTCATCCGAGGCCAAAATCTCTTTTTCACTGGTCTGCATGGTGTGTTAGATGTAGAAGGGTTAGGCTGCCCTGGTGTTAGTCTTCAGTACGTATGCATGGAGTTCGCCAAGGGGGAATCCCCTTCACCATATTTCCATCTCCCACTTGGCCCTAGTGGCGCAGCAATCTCTTGCCAACCGTTATTTTGTCATCCAATATCTTAA